In one Achromobacter spanius genomic region, the following are encoded:
- the rpmH gene encoding 50S ribosomal protein L34 yields the protein MKRTYQPSVTRRKRTHGFRVRMKTRAGRAILNARRAKGRKRLAV from the coding sequence ACCAACCTTCCGTTACCCGCCGCAAGCGCACCCATGGCTTTCGCGTGCGCATGAAAACCCGCGCTGGCCGCGCCATCCTGAACGCCCGCCGCGCCAAGGGCCGCAAGCGTCTGGCTGTCTAA